One window of Nocardia nova SH22a genomic DNA carries:
- a CDS encoding TetR/AcrR family transcriptional regulator: MSFRNESGVAAGVRGRPRDRAREAEILACVLELLGEVGYDGLTFEAVARRARASKATLYRRWDTKRDMVVAAVKAGPAAEGGPPAIDTGSLRGDLLALCERLDTTMRSADATMSLLLLQAGLEDPELCRHIEEATGPTGAKLPEPVLSAAIARGELPAGARPFPYEEVTGSVLLLRRLNGLPTGQEYLAHLVDAILIPALRASASTPPPAQAIFS; encoded by the coding sequence GTGTCGTTTCGTAATGAAAGTGGCGTGGCGGCCGGTGTGCGCGGGCGGCCGCGGGACCGGGCTCGTGAGGCGGAGATTCTGGCGTGCGTGCTGGAGCTCCTCGGTGAGGTCGGTTACGACGGGCTGACGTTCGAGGCGGTCGCGCGCCGGGCGCGGGCCTCCAAGGCGACCCTGTACCGGCGCTGGGATACCAAGCGCGACATGGTCGTTGCCGCGGTGAAGGCCGGTCCCGCGGCCGAGGGCGGACCGCCCGCGATCGACACCGGATCCCTGCGCGGGGATCTGCTCGCGCTGTGCGAGCGGCTCGACACCACGATGCGGTCGGCGGACGCGACCATGAGCCTGCTGCTGTTGCAGGCGGGCCTGGAAGATCCCGAACTGTGCCGCCACATCGAGGAGGCGACCGGGCCGACCGGAGCGAAACTGCCCGAGCCGGTGCTGTCGGCGGCCATCGCCCGGGGTGAGCTACCGGCGGGGGCGCGACCGTTCCCGTACGAGGAGGTCACCGGATCGGTGCTGCTTTTGCGGCGGCTCAACGGTCTTCCCACCGGGCAGGAGTATCTGGCTCACCTGGTCGACGCCATCCTCATTCCGGCCCTGCGTGCGAGTGCGTCCACTCCGCCTCCGGCGCAGGCGATCTTCTCCTGA